A window from Ignavibacteriota bacterium encodes these proteins:
- a CDS encoding outer membrane beta-barrel protein has protein sequence MKRFVLLFGALLLAASASAQSIGFGVHGNMFNSDINAKAKQLAGIPNSTGTAQVAIEEVYGLGLGGGVHFDIGLGILKIRVSGDYLTLSPDKDKFKSYVQSVLPGFPVAFEEGGKVDMISGSANLKLTILPLPVFKPYITGGGGVTHVTATDVIISVNSVKLSPITILKTQTVGSFNAGAGLDIDLSAFAIFAEARVNWIMLEEGTSTYVPIFTAGITF, from the coding sequence ATGAAACGTTTTGTCCTGTTGTTCGGGGCTCTGCTCCTGGCCGCTTCGGCCTCGGCGCAGTCGATCGGCTTCGGTGTTCATGGTAATATGTTCAATTCCGACATCAATGCAAAGGCAAAACAACTCGCCGGCATCCCCAACTCGACCGGCACCGCACAGGTCGCCATCGAAGAGGTGTACGGCCTCGGGCTCGGCGGTGGCGTCCATTTCGATATCGGCCTCGGCATCCTGAAGATCCGCGTCTCGGGCGATTACCTCACCCTCTCGCCGGACAAGGACAAGTTCAAGAGCTATGTCCAGAGTGTGCTCCCCGGATTCCCGGTGGCATTCGAAGAGGGCGGCAAAGTGGACATGATCTCGGGTTCCGCCAATCTGAAGCTGACCATTCTCCCGCTTCCGGTATTCAAGCCCTACATCACCGGTGGCGGCGGCGTCACACACGTCACGGCAACCGATGTGATCATCTCCGTGAACAGTGTGAAACTGTCCCCGATCACGATCCTCAAGACCCAGACCGTGGGATCCTTCAATGCGGGCGCCGGCCTGGACATCGATCTCAGTGCCTTCGCGATCTTCGCAGAAGCGCGTGTGAATTGGATCATGCTCGAGGAAGGGACCAGCACCTACGTCCCGATCTTCACGGCAGGTATCACGTTCTAA
- a CDS encoding TonB-dependent receptor: MIRRIQTLMLLACVALPAFADGGSVAGKVTATTDGIREPLVGAVVLVQGTVRGTTTNLKGEYRIADLPPGVHTLVFSMVGYQRLTRPGVTVEAGKDVTVDADLRSVPVQIDQVVVTASRRAQSLEEVPVSISVLDAQEIRARNALVLDDALRYIPGVNMTGFQVNIRGSSGYNRGAGSRVLLLLDGIPFITGDTGELNFETIPVGQVDRIEVVKGASSALYGSNALGGVINVITKEIPDRPSTQVRFFAGTYDQPSHAAWKWTDKQRFYNGQSVSHAYRSGDLGVGLFVSRQFDDGYRRNDYRRRYNIYAKIKEDYEKQSSLTMTFGLLYQYGGQFLYWRSLDSATYPPVAQADDNVKSIRYFTTAQYTSLIGENAQLTHRVMWFHNDWGFETRSGIGRAESVADDIRYESVATIMPSDVHTLTAGVDANLDMIGGDVVGGRTIWGFALFGQDEMKLAAPLTMTFGARYDFSSVGITAPGGQINPKLAFAYNPFEGTSVRTSIARGFRVPAVAEAFLMAGFNNILARPNEDLKPEKSWSFEIGASQRLGEIGTFDIAAFRTDYDNLIEVDVVDTSAGSLLFQWRNVANARVQGVETSLKLGLFEGALQYSFGYTYVWPEDLTNHDILRYRPRHLFYTSLSSAVGPLHASADFRYISKSDRVDDILGKNGIVPDGDERVEILVADFRLGADFTLFSIPLTATASVNNAFQYNYVELIGNIMPPRTYGLVLEARM; encoded by the coding sequence ATGATCAGGCGTATCCAGACTCTCATGTTGCTCGCCTGTGTGGCGCTCCCCGCCTTCGCAGACGGTGGAAGTGTTGCAGGCAAGGTCACAGCCACGACCGACGGCATCAGGGAACCACTCGTGGGTGCCGTGGTGCTGGTGCAGGGGACCGTTCGAGGCACGACAACAAACCTGAAAGGCGAGTACCGCATCGCCGATCTTCCCCCCGGCGTCCATACGCTCGTGTTCTCGATGGTCGGATACCAGCGGCTTACCCGTCCGGGCGTGACCGTTGAGGCCGGGAAGGACGTGACCGTCGATGCCGACCTGCGCTCCGTTCCGGTGCAGATCGACCAGGTGGTCGTTACGGCCAGCCGCCGCGCACAATCCCTTGAAGAGGTTCCCGTCAGCATCTCGGTCCTCGATGCCCAGGAGATCCGCGCGCGCAATGCGCTGGTTCTCGATGACGCCCTCCGCTATATACCGGGCGTGAACATGACCGGCTTTCAGGTGAACATCCGCGGTTCATCAGGCTACAATCGCGGAGCGGGGAGCAGAGTCTTGCTCCTGCTGGACGGCATTCCGTTCATCACCGGTGATACCGGTGAATTGAATTTCGAGACGATCCCGGTCGGGCAGGTGGACCGGATCGAAGTGGTGAAGGGGGCGAGTTCCGCGCTCTACGGATCAAACGCCCTGGGCGGCGTCATCAACGTCATCACCAAGGAGATCCCGGACCGCCCGAGTACGCAGGTGCGGTTCTTTGCAGGGACGTACGACCAGCCGTCGCATGCGGCGTGGAAGTGGACCGACAAGCAGCGTTTCTACAATGGGCAGTCGGTGAGCCATGCGTACCGGTCGGGCGATCTCGGTGTGGGCCTCTTCGTGTCGCGCCAGTTCGATGACGGCTACCGCCGGAACGACTATCGCAGGCGGTACAACATCTACGCGAAGATCAAAGAGGATTACGAGAAGCAGAGTTCGCTGACGATGACCTTCGGGTTGTTGTATCAGTACGGCGGACAGTTCCTGTACTGGCGCAGCCTGGATTCGGCGACGTATCCGCCTGTGGCGCAGGCGGACGACAACGTCAAGTCGATCAGGTATTTCACGACGGCCCAGTATACCTCGCTCATCGGTGAGAACGCCCAGTTGACGCACCGGGTGATGTGGTTCCACAACGACTGGGGCTTCGAAACGCGTTCCGGCATCGGCCGGGCGGAATCCGTGGCGGATGACATCCGCTATGAATCCGTGGCAACGATCATGCCGTCGGATGTACATACCCTCACTGCGGGTGTGGATGCCAACCTGGATATGATCGGGGGTGATGTGGTGGGAGGGAGGACGATCTGGGGATTCGCGCTCTTCGGACAGGATGAGATGAAGCTCGCCGCGCCGCTGACGATGACGTTCGGCGCCCGCTACGACTTCTCCTCCGTCGGCATCACTGCGCCCGGCGGGCAGATCAATCCCAAGCTGGCCTTTGCCTACAATCCCTTCGAAGGGACGTCGGTGCGCACGTCGATCGCGCGCGGGTTCCGTGTGCCTGCGGTTGCCGAAGCGTTCCTCATGGCCGGGTTCAACAACATCCTGGCGCGGCCGAACGAGGACCTGAAGCCCGAGAAGAGCTGGTCGTTCGAGATCGGGGCCTCGCAGCGGTTGGGCGAGATCGGGACATTCGACATCGCTGCCTTCCGGACGGATTACGATAATCTGATCGAGGTTGATGTCGTGGACACGTCCGCGGGTTCGCTGCTCTTCCAGTGGCGCAACGTGGCCAATGCGAGGGTGCAGGGCGTGGAGACCTCGCTGAAGCTCGGCCTTTTTGAAGGTGCGCTGCAATATAGTTTTGGCTATACCTACGTGTGGCCGGAAGATCTGACGAACCACGATATCCTGAGGTATCGTCCCCGCCACCTGTTCTACACCTCGCTGAGCAGCGCGGTGGGCCCACTGCACGCCTCCGCGGATTTCCGGTACATCAGCAAATCGGACCGCGTGGATGATATCCTGGGGAAGAACGGCATTGTCCCCGACGGGGATGAGCGTGTGGAGATCCTGGTCGCGGATTTCCGGTTGGGTGCGGATTTCACGTTGTTCAGCATACCGCTCACGGCCACCGCGAGCGTGAACAATGCGTTCCAGTATAACTATGTCGAGTTGATCGGCAACATCATGCCGCCGCGTACGTATGGACTGGTACTCGAAGCCCGTATGTGA